In one Desulfoferula mesophila genomic region, the following are encoded:
- a CDS encoding TRAP transporter permease codes for MYRWITGACFVAFSGYHLWTTAFGMPVAYLHRPVFLTFAMPLGFLIYSIKGKKHLDRGSWMDMALAVVALICFATIAFSFESNSERMSLVDPLTTWQLIAGGVCILLVLELTRRTVGLVLSLVAVAALAYAFFGTYMPAMLAHQDFSLVEVIDYLNYGLDGIYSVPVGVASTYIVVFIIFGTFLEKSGAGDVMMDLGRALAGHHRGGPAKIGVITSAFFGSISGSAAANVYATGTFTIPMMKRIGYSPAFAGAVEASSSTGGQLVPPVMGAAAFLMADILGVPYLKICAAALIPSVLYFLSLLLMIDFEAARKGLQGMDKENQPSLRETLKRSYLLLPILVLLVVMLMGYTPFRAAFAGTLAAVLVTMFSKEHRMGPRKIIEALEISAQRTILIASACAAAGIIIGVVTLTGIGLNISSVIITSSGGYSLVALALVMVASIIMGMGTPTTVAYIIVATLGVPSLIKLGFAELPSHFFVFYFGVLSMVTPPVAVAAYAAAEIAKANMMKIGFTAVKLCFVAFLIPYVFIYDNSLLMQGPWSAIISEFFTAVAGVVALAAAFQGWFLIKLRWQIRATMFVAAISLILPGISSNLAGLALFAGLVVYAFFMQKKQRAAQEATQPA; via the coding sequence GTGTATCGGTGGATCACCGGGGCGTGCTTCGTGGCCTTCTCCGGCTACCATCTGTGGACTACCGCCTTCGGCATGCCGGTGGCCTATCTTCACCGCCCGGTGTTCCTCACCTTTGCCATGCCCCTGGGCTTTTTGATCTACTCTATCAAGGGCAAGAAGCACCTGGACCGTGGCAGTTGGATGGACATGGCCTTGGCGGTGGTGGCCCTGATCTGTTTCGCCACCATCGCCTTTTCCTTTGAAAGCAACTCCGAACGCATGTCTCTGGTGGACCCCCTGACCACCTGGCAGTTGATAGCCGGAGGCGTGTGCATCCTGCTGGTGCTGGAGCTGACCCGCCGCACCGTGGGTCTGGTGTTGTCCCTGGTGGCCGTGGCCGCCCTGGCCTACGCCTTTTTCGGCACCTATATGCCCGCCATGCTGGCCCACCAGGATTTCTCACTGGTGGAGGTCATCGACTACCTCAACTACGGCCTGGACGGAATCTACTCCGTACCGGTGGGGGTGGCCTCCACCTACATCGTGGTCTTCATCATCTTCGGCACCTTTTTGGAAAAATCCGGCGCCGGCGACGTGATGATGGACCTGGGCCGGGCCCTGGCCGGGCACCACCGGGGCGGCCCGGCCAAGATCGGGGTCATCACCAGCGCCTTCTTCGGCAGCATCTCCGGCTCGGCGGCGGCCAACGTCTACGCCACCGGCACCTTCACCATCCCCATGATGAAGCGCATCGGCTACTCGCCGGCCTTTGCCGGAGCCGTGGAGGCTTCATCCAGCACCGGCGGCCAACTGGTGCCGCCGGTCATGGGCGCGGCCGCCTTTCTCATGGCCGACATCCTGGGAGTGCCCTACCTCAAGATCTGCGCCGCCGCCCTGATCCCCTCGGTGCTCTACTTTTTGTCCCTGCTGCTCATGATCGACTTCGAGGCCGCCCGCAAGGGCCTCCAGGGCATGGACAAGGAGAACCAGCCCAGCCTGCGCGAGACCCTCAAGCGCAGCTACCTGCTGCTGCCCATCCTGGTGCTGCTGGTGGTCATGCTCATGGGCTACACCCCCTTCCGGGCGGCCTTCGCGGGCACCCTGGCCGCGGTGTTGGTCACCATGTTCTCCAAGGAACACCGCATGGGCCCCCGCAAGATCATCGAGGCACTGGAGATCAGCGCCCAGCGCACCATCCTCATCGCCTCGGCCTGCGCCGCGGCGGGCATCATCATCGGGGTGGTGACCCTCACCGGCATCGGCCTGAACATCAGCTCGGTGATCATCACCTCCTCGGGCGGCTACTCCCTGGTGGCCCTGGCCCTGGTCATGGTGGCCTCCATCATCATGGGCATGGGCACGCCCACCACCGTGGCCTACATCATCGTGGCCACCCTGGGGGTGCCCTCGCTGATCAAGCTGGGCTTCGCCGAGCTGCCTTCCCACTTTTTCGTGTTCTACTTCGGGGTGCTGTCCATGGTAACCCCGCCGGTGGCCGTGGCCGCCTATGCCGCGGCCGAGATCGCCAAGGCCAACATGATGAAGATCGGCTTCACCGCGGTAAAGCTGTGCTTCGTGGCCTTCTTGATCCCCTACGTGTTCATCTACGACAACAGCCTGCTGATGCAGGGCCCCTGGAGCGCCATCATCAGTGAATTTTTCACCGCCGTGGCGGGGGTGGTGGCCTTGGCCGCCGCCTTCCAGGGATGGTTCCTGATCAAGCTTCGCTGGCAGATAAGAGCCACCATGTTCGTGGCGGCCATCTCCCTGATCCTACCGGGCATATCCAGCAACCTGGCCGGCTTGGCCCTGTTCGCCGGACTGGTGGTCTATGCCTTTTTCATGCAAAAGAAACAACGCGCCGCCCAAGAGGCGACCCAGCCTGCCTGA
- a CDS encoding FmdB family zinc ribbon protein gives MPLYSFSCNNCGQEVDLFLSLGELNRGVAQCPYCQSRDLKGPGQDQMAAAGASPSPAGSRPSCVIGQK, from the coding sequence ATGCCTTTATACAGCTTTTCGTGCAACAACTGCGGCCAGGAGGTGGATTTGTTCCTCAGCCTGGGCGAACTGAACCGTGGCGTGGCCCAGTGCCCCTATTGCCAAAGCAGGGACTTGAAGGGCCCTGGGCAAGACCAGATGGCCGCGGCGGGGGCCTCCCCTTCCCCGGCGGGCAGCCGTCCTTCCTGCGTAATAGGCCAGAAATAG
- a CDS encoding TAXI family TRAP transporter solute-binding subunit codes for MSLRKLFTTTALALCGLMMALPASAKVNSFTITAGPMGGDWYSIGGAMGEMAKQVFPGAIVTVTTGGALANVAKVNAGKADVGLSMAKLYAEALAGKGKYEGKKQENLRAVAFLAYIPMSYFLVKADNPLTSIEEIKAKKLPIRLLTSKKGSSPSLAAELMLAQYGISFDDIKSWGGSVSFVSYAEASNLIKDGHADAWVGPMVSSIVELTTTTKMKQLTIKPAFLDKLKKDFNYAEVMLPKGKYYFVTQDTPQMAEAVIVITQKKLSTDEVYQFTSSLMKNAARIQGIHKTYSGFDPATAWQNVGGPLHPGAEKYYKEKGYLK; via the coding sequence ATGTCCCTGCGTAAGCTATTCACCACAACCGCCCTGGCTTTATGCGGCCTGATGATGGCCCTTCCCGCCTCGGCCAAAGTCAACTCCTTCACCATAACCGCGGGCCCCATGGGCGGTGATTGGTACTCCATAGGCGGAGCCATGGGCGAGATGGCCAAGCAGGTCTTCCCCGGGGCCATCGTGACCGTGACCACCGGCGGGGCCCTGGCCAACGTGGCCAAGGTCAACGCGGGCAAGGCCGACGTGGGGCTCTCCATGGCCAAGCTCTACGCCGAGGCCCTGGCGGGCAAAGGCAAGTACGAGGGCAAGAAGCAGGAAAACCTCAGAGCGGTGGCCTTTTTGGCCTACATCCCCATGAGCTACTTCCTGGTCAAGGCCGACAACCCCCTGACCTCCATCGAGGAGATCAAGGCCAAGAAGCTGCCCATCCGCCTGCTCACCTCCAAGAAGGGTTCCTCGCCCTCCCTGGCCGCCGAGCTTATGCTGGCCCAATACGGCATCTCCTTTGACGACATCAAGAGCTGGGGCGGCTCGGTATCCTTCGTGTCCTACGCCGAGGCTTCCAACCTGATCAAGGATGGCCACGCCGACGCCTGGGTGGGCCCCATGGTTTCCTCCATCGTGGAGCTGACCACCACCACCAAGATGAAGCAACTCACCATCAAGCCGGCCTTCCTGGACAAGCTCAAGAAGGATTTCAACTACGCCGAGGTGATGCTGCCCAAGGGCAAATACTATTTCGTCACCCAGGACACCCCCCAGATGGCCGAGGCGGTCATCGTCATCACCCAGAAGAAGCTGAGCACCGACGAGGTCTACCAGTTCACTTCCTCGCTGATGAAAAACGCCGCTCGCATCCAGGGCATCCACAAGACCTACAGCGGATTCGACCCGGCCACCGCCTGGCAGAACGTAGGCGGCCCCCTGCATCCCGGCGCCGAAAAGTACTACAAGGAAAAGGGTTACCTAAAGTAA
- a CDS encoding serine dehydratase subunit alpha family protein, translating to MADYTIKDILRLEVAPALGCTEPVAVALASAAAARLLGNTEPESVRVWVDPNIYKNGMSVLIPGTGGLFGLDLAAALGAVGGDPARRLEVLDSVDEKVVAKARGLIDAQRVTVDMYEEHGLKITAQVSGGGQTGEAVITGSHDNISSLKLNDREVAEDLPTEKEADTPSVNLAALEQWLAGRTLEEMIELLDALEQEDLDFLERGVQYNLRLAEHGLKFGPGLGLGKCLESLMRQGLMCKDMAAAARILTSAAADARMAGVKLPAMSSAGSGNHGLTATLPIWAAKDFAKCPHEEVLRAVALSHVITAYVKTHTGRLSAVCGCSVAAGAGATAGLTYLLGGSARHIAGAVNNLIQDLAGIICDGAKTSCAFKLATAAGSAVQSALLALQGLEVNQCEGIVGQRMENTAQNLGLLSVEGMRYTDQTILRILANKFLPAEVRGA from the coding sequence ATGGCTGATTACACCATAAAAGATATCCTGCGCCTGGAAGTGGCCCCGGCCCTGGGCTGCACCGAACCGGTGGCCGTGGCCCTGGCATCCGCGGCCGCCGCCCGCTTGCTGGGCAACACCGAGCCGGAATCGGTGCGGGTGTGGGTGGACCCCAACATCTACAAGAACGGCATGTCGGTGCTTATTCCCGGCACCGGCGGGCTCTTCGGCCTGGACCTGGCCGCCGCCCTGGGCGCGGTGGGCGGCGACCCGGCCCGCCGCCTGGAGGTCCTGGACTCGGTGGATGAGAAGGTAGTGGCCAAGGCCCGAGGGCTCATCGACGCCCAACGGGTCACGGTGGACATGTATGAAGAACACGGCCTGAAAATCACCGCCCAGGTGAGCGGCGGCGGCCAAACCGGGGAGGCGGTCATCACCGGCTCCCACGACAACATCTCCTCGCTCAAACTCAACGACCGCGAGGTGGCGGAAGACCTGCCCACGGAAAAGGAAGCCGACACCCCCTCCGTCAACCTGGCCGCCTTGGAGCAGTGGTTGGCCGGACGCACCCTTGAGGAAATGATCGAGCTGCTGGACGCCTTGGAACAGGAAGACCTGGACTTTCTGGAACGAGGGGTGCAGTACAACCTGCGTCTGGCCGAGCACGGGCTGAAATTCGGCCCCGGCCTCGGCCTGGGCAAGTGCCTGGAGAGCTTGATGCGCCAGGGCCTGATGTGCAAGGACATGGCCGCCGCCGCCCGCATCCTGACCTCGGCCGCGGCGGACGCGCGCATGGCTGGGGTGAAGCTGCCGGCCATGTCCAGCGCCGGCAGCGGCAACCACGGGCTGACCGCCACCCTGCCCATCTGGGCGGCCAAGGATTTCGCCAAGTGCCCGCACGAGGAGGTGTTGCGCGCCGTGGCCCTGAGCCACGTGATCACCGCCTACGTGAAGACCCACACCGGCAGGCTCTCGGCGGTGTGCGGCTGTTCCGTGGCCGCCGGTGCCGGAGCCACCGCCGGTTTGACCTACCTGCTGGGTGGCAGCGCCCGCCACATCGCCGGCGCGGTGAACAACCTGATCCAGGACTTGGCCGGGATCATCTGCGACGGGGCCAAGACCAGTTGCGCCTTCAAGCTGGCCACCGCCGCGGGCAGCGCGGTCCAGTCGGCTCTGTTGGCCCTGCAGGGCCTGGAGGTCAACCAATGCGAGGGCATTGTGGGTCAGCGCATGGAAAACACGGCCCAAAACCTGGGGCTGCTCAGCGTGGAGGGCATGCGCTACACCGACCAGACCATCCTGCGGATACTGGCCAACAAATTTTTGCCGGCCGAGGTGCGGGGCGCATAG
- a CDS encoding PPC domain-containing DNA-binding protein has translation MQIKNIDGLRWYHLTLDAGAMLHQSLRDFLVREDLKHAFVLSCIGSCTKVVAVFPLTREIPPELGRMEFEGLFEMNGIAGDVRRLENEIKVHLHGSLTKEGREVFGGAIQEGTQIFKTAELVIAGLA, from the coding sequence ATGCAGATTAAAAACATCGACGGATTGCGCTGGTACCACCTGACCCTGGACGCCGGGGCCATGCTGCATCAATCCCTGCGCGATTTCCTGGTCCGCGAAGACCTCAAGCACGCCTTCGTGCTCTCATGCATCGGCTCCTGCACCAAGGTGGTGGCGGTGTTCCCCCTTACCAGGGAGATCCCGCCCGAGCTGGGGCGAATGGAGTTCGAAGGCCTGTTCGAAATGAACGGCATCGCCGGTGACGTGCGCCGCCTGGAAAACGAGATCAAGGTGCATCTGCACGGCTCGCTTACCAAGGAAGGCCGCGAGGTCTTTGGCGGGGCCATCCAGGAAGGAACCCAGATTTTTAAAACCGCCGAGCTGGTTATCGCCGGCCTGGCTTGA
- a CDS encoding ABC transporter substrate-binding protein: MRLPYLLLAALLCALLAAPTALAGDRPLVIGCGADRYSKAKHYLSFAKMAPNVWITEPLVYRGDDYRPRPGLVESWERRGHKYRLHTRPGVRFHNGAEWNAAALKRALEINAYNRSETLRIKPDSYRIIDQHTLELETAHPTVHFAGFLSHPFVAAYAPGTDFINHPVGTGPFVFEEYKRGRYIKVRRNDNYWGEKPPNEQVIYRFLPDPQTRLLALLNGECDIIFPVDPQMLASLPPGGPYKKVATPLRSYVVMSVNWHGQAPFDLLQDERLRRAVAYAIDRQVIADTVYQGLARPAKSILAPWFWDQGEDFLQGYDHDPAQARRLLKQAGWQPGPDGIRVKDGRRLKLRLVSGFPTGAELKPLPELMQQMLLAVGIEVEVIQTDDMGMYYGSYMAPGQGDLFLEKSGNTSPTPAWLLYLLYHSDSPWVDSGYKWVLPGPKFDKAVERAQHSDDPATVRAAIQEAQRVLVDETCAVIPLLFVANVYLTRPGVKLDPRPRGGYERFGYARLPR; this comes from the coding sequence TTGCGGCTGCCCTACCTGCTCCTAGCGGCCCTGCTGTGTGCCTTGCTGGCCGCGCCTACGGCCCTGGCCGGCGACCGGCCCCTGGTGATCGGCTGCGGTGCGGACCGCTACTCCAAGGCCAAGCACTACCTCTCCTTTGCCAAGATGGCCCCCAACGTGTGGATCACCGAGCCCCTAGTCTATCGTGGCGACGACTACCGCCCCCGCCCCGGCCTGGTGGAGAGCTGGGAGCGCCGGGGGCACAAGTATCGCCTGCACACCCGACCGGGCGTACGCTTTCACAACGGGGCCGAGTGGAATGCGGCCGCGCTCAAGCGCGCCCTGGAGATCAACGCCTACAACCGCTCCGAGACCCTGCGCATCAAGCCCGATAGCTACCGCATCATCGACCAGCACACCCTGGAGTTGGAGACGGCCCACCCCACAGTGCACTTCGCGGGTTTTCTCAGTCACCCCTTTGTGGCCGCCTACGCCCCTGGTACCGACTTCATCAACCACCCTGTGGGGACCGGACCTTTTGTGTTCGAGGAATACAAACGGGGCCGCTATATCAAGGTGCGGCGCAACGATAACTATTGGGGAGAGAAGCCGCCCAACGAGCAGGTGATCTACCGATTTTTACCCGACCCCCAGACCAGGCTCCTGGCCCTATTGAACGGCGAATGCGACATCATCTTTCCGGTGGACCCCCAGATGCTGGCCTCCTTGCCGCCGGGCGGGCCTTACAAGAAAGTCGCCACTCCTCTGCGCTCCTATGTGGTCATGTCGGTGAACTGGCACGGCCAGGCGCCCTTTGATCTGCTACAGGACGAACGCTTACGCCGGGCGGTGGCTTACGCCATCGACCGCCAGGTTATCGCCGACACGGTGTATCAGGGCCTCGCCCGCCCGGCCAAGAGCATACTGGCCCCCTGGTTCTGGGACCAGGGCGAGGACTTTCTCCAGGGTTATGATCACGACCCGGCCCAGGCCAGGCGCCTGCTGAAACAAGCCGGCTGGCAACCCGGTCCGGACGGCATAAGAGTCAAGGACGGCCGCCGCCTAAAACTCCGCTTGGTCTCGGGCTTCCCCACCGGCGCGGAGCTCAAGCCCCTTCCCGAACTGATGCAGCAGATGCTTCTGGCCGTGGGCATCGAGGTGGAAGTGATCCAGACCGACGACATGGGCATGTACTACGGCTCTTACATGGCCCCGGGCCAGGGGGACCTGTTCCTGGAGAAGTCGGGCAACACCTCGCCCACCCCGGCGTGGCTGCTCTATTTGCTCTATCACAGTGATTCGCCATGGGTGGACTCGGGCTATAAATGGGTTCTACCCGGTCCCAAGTTCGACAAGGCGGTGGAGCGGGCCCAACACAGCGACGACCCAGCCACGGTGCGCGCGGCCATCCAGGAGGCCCAGCGGGTGTTGGTGGACGAGACCTGCGCGGTCATCCCCCTGCTGTTCGTGGCCAACGTGTACCTCACCCGGCCAGGGGTGAAGTTGGACCCGCGTCCCCGGGGCGGCTACGAGCGCTTCGGTTACGCC
- the dapA gene encoding 4-hydroxy-tetrahydrodipicolinate synthase codes for MTKELYRPQGSWVALITPFTPDGQVDLDGYKTLIDFHVANHTSALLIMGSTGEPTTLSLAERKEIIKNLGPYCQGKIPVFFGVTLGTTQDTIDLARYAQHNGADGVVLVAPAYIAPPQEAVFNFLKAVCDSIDIAVGLYNNPARVVVNLAPSTIVRLSQECPNLVADKEAVPDVAQLASVMDGTSGRIRLLTCDSPAYAMILPTLAMGGHGTANVTGNVAPREIAEMSQPWTNWEQAKRSRELYFELLPLMEAVYSAPNPIATKAMVRLLGLPAGYCRLPLPDVPPRTLRAMEAVIERFDLKAKYGLK; via the coding sequence ATGACTAAAGAACTGTATCGCCCCCAAGGTTCCTGGGTGGCCCTGATCACCCCCTTCACCCCCGACGGGCAGGTGGACCTGGACGGCTACAAGACCCTAATCGACTTCCATGTAGCCAACCATACCTCGGCCCTGCTGATAATGGGCTCCACCGGCGAGCCCACCACCCTCAGCCTGGCGGAGCGCAAGGAGATCATCAAGAACCTGGGGCCCTATTGCCAGGGCAAGATACCGGTATTCTTCGGCGTGACCCTGGGCACCACCCAGGACACCATCGACCTGGCCCGCTATGCCCAGCACAACGGAGCCGACGGCGTGGTCCTGGTGGCTCCGGCCTACATCGCCCCGCCCCAGGAGGCGGTGTTCAACTTCCTCAAGGCGGTGTGCGACTCCATCGACATCGCGGTGGGCCTGTACAACAACCCCGCCCGGGTGGTGGTCAACCTGGCCCCCAGCACCATCGTCCGCCTGTCCCAGGAATGCCCCAACCTGGTGGCCGACAAGGAAGCGGTGCCGGACGTGGCCCAGCTGGCCAGCGTGATGGACGGCACCAGCGGCCGCATCCGCCTGCTCACCTGCGACTCCCCGGCCTACGCCATGATCCTGCCCACCCTGGCCATGGGCGGCCACGGAACGGCCAACGTGACCGGCAACGTGGCCCCGCGCGAGATCGCCGAGATGTCCCAGCCCTGGACCAACTGGGAGCAGGCAAAGCGCAGCCGGGAGCTTTACTTCGAGCTGCTACCCTTGATGGAGGCGGTCTACTCCGCCCCCAACCCCATCGCCACCAAGGCCATGGTGCGCCTGCTGGGCCTGCCGGCCGGTTACTGCCGCCTGCCCCTGCCGGACGTGCCGCCCAGGACCCTGCGGGCCATGGAGGCCGTCATCGAGCGCTTCGACCTCAAGGCCAAGTACGGACTCAAGTAG